The Oceanispirochaeta sp. M1 DNA window TTAATGAGTTGATTAATTGCATTTGAAGCACGTCGGACACAATCATTGATAGTATAAAGATATTCATCAATGCTTTTATTAGATATCTGTAGTTTATCTTCTAACAGATAATGAATTAAAGAAGATGAAGCGCTAATCCCACCCAATATATTATTCATATCATGTGCATAACCGCTTGTTAATGTTCCGATGAGTTCTATTTCTTGAGATTGTTTCAGTTTTGCTTCAAATATCTTACGATCTGTAATATCAATGATGACTCCATCCAGTATAGTCTCTCCAACTTCGGAAACAGCCCCTTTACCTTTTTCATAGATCCATCTTATTGCTCCATTCTTATGAACAATTCGATACTCAAGGATATAATTATCATTAATAATTAGTCCATCACGAATCACATCATCAACTTTTTTCCGATCATCTTCTAAAATTATTGAATCATAGGTTCTAATTTTATTTTCAATAAAATCAGATGCTTCGTAACCTGTTATTTGGTAGATAAATTCACTTAAAAAAATCATTTTCCAACCATTTTCATTATGGCAACGATAGTAGGCTCCCGGGATATTGGAAACTAGTATCTGGAATCTTTCTTCTGATTCCAATAATTTTTTTTTAATGCTTCTTTTTTTAAGATAGGAATTGTTAAAAGGTTTTTTGATTTTAATCAACTGCTTGTTATTAAATATATGATTTAAAGAAAAATAGAGGAGTGTAATTACAATGACTGTTGTTAATGCACCAATAATAAAGAATAAAACTTCACTATTAATCTGATAAACTCTCATTTAAATCTCTATCTCCATATTATACTAAGATTTATAATCTTCATCGTTCCAACTCTATCAATAACACAATCACTAAAACTCTTGATATTCTTCGATTTACAAATGATTCACATCTGTATTTTTTTTTCGACCTCAAAGAAATTAGTTATTTCAATCAGTTTATCAGACTCGAGCAAAGAGTTATTCTGACATAGAAGTTAGCTCTTTAGAATATGAAATATTTTGCTGAACAGCTTTATCAAGCTGCAATACAGTTGATTTATTCAGCTGAGAATCACTATTCTGTTCTAAAGATGCAGCGGATATACCTTTAATGAACTCTGTTGTGTTCTGAATGGCTGTAAAGATCTGCTTAAGCATGTTACCAGTATTTTCAGCAACAGTTATGATTTTCTTTGATAGTGAATATATTTCTTCAGCAAAACTCTGGATTCTCTCAGTTAACGTTCTTTCTTCCCTGGCAGCTACTGCTAATCCCTTACCTGCATCTCCAGTCCCTACAGCTTCAATCGCTACATTAAATGCTAGAAGACCTTTAAACTTCTTTACCATTTACATATCATCCTTTCATAAGATTATAAGCCTATAATATGATGATTTCCATATTACTTATATGATGCTGATAACCTTGTAACTGTAAATAGTATTCTGAAATTCTTAACATCTTGTGTAATATTTATTTGGATTTGGATTCTAAGTAATTATCATGGAGGAATTACAAATGATCAGCAGTAATTGGCCGGAATTGATATTTAAGTTAAAAAAACTGATGTCACCAATACTGTCATACAACTAACCCTGAGACTTGAAGATTTTTCATTGAATATTCTACCTGGATTCAATCAGCAATCTCTGAAAGATCTTCTCTGTATCCTGGTAGAACTATAATATTTATAGATTTACAGGAATATCATTATTTTGATCCTGCCCCGAGAAAACGGAGTTCCAGTTAAACCACATTTCCAGTTTCATCATACTTACTTACTTTCTTTCTCATCAGGAGTCAAGCAATTATTTCCTGAGTGCTTCCTGATCCTGTTGTAGTGAATTTCAATATACCAATAAATTTCCTTATTAAATTCTTCCATCGTTCGGTATTTCCGGTGATAAATTCATCGTGTTTTCAGTGTATGAAAGAATGATTCTGCAACTGCATTGACGCTCCTATGTCAAGAAGAACCCTGAATATTGGCTGAATCACTCATTAATACAAGGAAAAGCTTTCTTACAATATATCGTTTTAAACATCTTTGAATTTCCTTAGTTGTTAAGCCTTCAGTAGTTCAAGGATCACTTCTCATACGAACCATGACATAGTCCATAAAGCATTATTTTCTATCCTACTCCCACCCCGATTCAAAGGATGTCGTGTTATTTTACCGGAAGATGCTGGTAAGGGATTCACACCACACATTGATGCTAGTGCTGCTTCATTTTTCAGACGTTCTGGATTATGAATGAATATAAGATGGAGCCTGTGCCACAGGTCATGCAGACCACTTCTACAATAAAGTCTTAAGGATTTGATCTCCACCCAATAGTTGGACACTTTTAAATTATAATTGACAGTCTTGATCTCCCCGTGGGATTGGAAAGGGGCACAGCCGCCGTCCCATTAGGGCAGCGGAGCCTTGGAAAGCCCGACCGGCTGCCGCCAGGCAGACGGACACGGCCAAAAAAATAAAAAACTTTCAATCTGTCTCAATCACCAGACCCTTCCCGCCCGTATGGAAGTTATGAAACAAAAAAAATATACAATCAGCTCCAGAGAGAACATGCAGCCTCGGGAAAAAGCGCTTCACTACGGTGTGTCTGTATTAAACGACAGGGAACTGTTAAAGATTCTTATCGGAAGCGGGCAGAAAAACAGACCTGTGGATGCAATTGCCCGGGATGTGCTTAAACTGCTGGATTACAACAATGTGGAGAAATTATTCATACTGTCAATATTTCAAAACTCTTTTTGATAAATGAATCTAATTCCTTAAAGCTTGCTCTTCAATTGGAAAATGAAGAAAGCTATTTGCTTCAATCTCTAGACCTACATCTATCATTGTCATTGAAAGTAAAGTCGAACTTGTTCAATGTATAATAATTGGATGAATGGATTGAAGAGCACAAAGTGAAAACGCTGCCATCTGGGATTAATTGAATGATCTCGAGATGACCTGAATCACTAATTCTTATTTCTGTGATCATTACCGATTTCCTC harbors:
- a CDS encoding methyl-accepting chemotaxis protein gives rise to the protein MVKKFKGLLAFNVAIEAVGTGDAGKGLAVAAREERTLTERIQSFAEEIYSLSKKIITVAENTGNMLKQIFTAIQNTTEFIKGISAASLEQNSDSQLNKSTVLQLDKAVQQNISYSKELTSMSE
- a CDS encoding transposase, encoding MSNYWVEIKSLRLYCRSGLHDLWHRLHLIFIHNPERLKNEAALASMCGVNPLPASSGKITRHPLNRGGSRIENNALWTMSWFV
- a CDS encoding UPF0758 domain-containing protein, which produces MESPTGCRQADGHGQKNKKLSICLNHQTLPARMEVMKQKKYTISSRENMQPREKALHYGVSVLNDRELLKILIGSGQKNRPVDAIARDVLKLLDYNNVEKLFILSIFQNSF